The following proteins are co-located in the Nocardioides piscis genome:
- a CDS encoding aldehyde dehydrogenase (NADP(+)): MTSTTTEVEAATTAAAEAFAAYRATTPEQRGAFLEAVAAEIESDKDAIIEAAVAESHLPLARITGEVGRTTGQLRMFAEVVRRGDHLGVRIDPALPDRAPLPRPDVRQRMIPLGPVAVFGASNFPLAFSTAGGDTASALAAGCPVVVKGHPAHPRTGTLVAQATSRAVEQCGLPAGTFAFLLDEGSGFELGQALVKDPRIKAVGFTGSRNGGLALAETAARRPEPIPVYAEMSSINPVVVLPGALAERDIAVFAQAYVGSLTLGAGQFCTNPGLLFLPAGEAGDAFLRATAEAVAATTGQTMLTPGIAEAYASGTGRLKETDGVSVVGTGTEGGEHAPAPVVAEASTLDGVTDEVFGAAGVVVRYADTDSLAASLDHLEGQLTATIHSASADRKAAQQLLPVLELKVGRVLFNGWPTGVEVGHAMVHGGPFPATSDSRTTSVGSRAIERFQRPVAYQDVPADLLPEALRDDNPWGLTRRIDGALER, translated from the coding sequence ATGACCAGCACGACGACCGAGGTCGAGGCCGCCACCACGGCGGCAGCAGAGGCCTTCGCGGCCTATCGCGCCACCACGCCCGAGCAGCGCGGCGCCTTCCTGGAGGCTGTCGCCGCCGAGATCGAGTCCGACAAGGACGCGATCATCGAGGCCGCCGTCGCCGAGAGCCACCTTCCTCTCGCACGCATCACCGGCGAGGTCGGGCGCACGACCGGCCAGCTGCGGATGTTCGCCGAGGTCGTACGCCGAGGCGATCACCTCGGCGTCCGGATCGACCCAGCCCTGCCGGACCGCGCTCCCCTGCCGCGACCCGACGTCCGCCAGCGGATGATCCCGCTCGGCCCCGTTGCCGTCTTCGGCGCCAGCAACTTCCCGCTCGCCTTCTCCACGGCCGGCGGCGACACCGCCTCGGCCCTGGCTGCTGGCTGCCCGGTCGTCGTCAAGGGCCACCCGGCCCACCCCCGCACCGGCACGCTCGTCGCGCAGGCCACCAGTCGCGCAGTCGAGCAGTGCGGCCTGCCGGCTGGCACGTTCGCGTTCCTGCTCGACGAGGGCAGTGGCTTCGAGCTCGGCCAGGCACTGGTCAAGGATCCGCGGATCAAGGCCGTCGGCTTCACCGGCTCCCGCAACGGCGGGCTCGCCCTCGCCGAGACCGCAGCCAGGCGCCCCGAGCCGATCCCGGTCTATGCCGAGATGTCCTCGATCAACCCGGTGGTCGTCCTGCCCGGTGCGCTCGCGGAGCGAGACATCGCGGTGTTCGCCCAGGCGTACGTCGGTTCGCTGACCCTCGGCGCAGGGCAGTTCTGCACCAACCCGGGCCTGCTCTTCCTGCCTGCCGGCGAGGCAGGCGACGCCTTCCTCAGGGCCACCGCCGAGGCCGTCGCAGCGACGACCGGCCAGACGATGCTCACCCCCGGCATCGCCGAGGCCTACGCCTCCGGCACCGGTCGGCTCAAGGAGACCGACGGCGTCAGCGTCGTCGGCACCGGCACCGAGGGCGGCGAGCACGCCCCCGCCCCGGTCGTCGCCGAGGCCTCGACCCTCGACGGCGTGACCGACGAGGTCTTCGGAGCCGCTGGGGTCGTCGTCCGTTACGCCGACACCGACTCTCTCGCCGCCAGCCTCGACCACCTCGAGGGACAGCTGACCGCGACGATCCACAGTGCCTCCGCAGACCGGAAGGCAGCGCAGCAGCTGCTGCCCGTCCTCGAGCTCAAGGTCGGCCGCGTCCTCTTCAACGGCTGGCCGACCGGCGTCGAGGTCGGCCACGCGATGGTCCACGGCGGCCCCTTCCCTGCGACGTCCGACAGCCGCACCACCAGCGTCGGCAGTCGCGCGATCGAGCGGTTCCAGCGCCCGGTCGCCTATCAGGACGTCCCCGCCGACCTCCTGCCCGAGGCACTGCGCGACGACAACCCGTGGGGGCTGACCCGGCGCATCGACGGAGCGCTCGAGCGATGA
- a CDS encoding NAD-dependent deacylase yields MTRIVVLTGAGVSAESGVATFRDSGGLWEGHDPMTVATPEAFAADPDLVHRFYDARRAALSRVRPNAAHHALARLEAALGDAVYLVTQNVDDLHERAGTSRVHHMHGRLRAAWCTVCGARHTWDGTLVDRPPCPGCGSSSLRPDVVWFGEVPYDMEAIEEALWDCDLFVSIGTSGVVYPAAAFVHYAIGNGKQTLELNLDRSDSSSDFHESRRGPASELVPAWVDEVLG; encoded by the coding sequence GTGACTCGCATCGTCGTCCTCACCGGAGCAGGCGTCTCCGCCGAGAGCGGAGTGGCCACCTTCCGCGACTCGGGCGGCCTCTGGGAGGGCCACGACCCGATGACGGTCGCGACGCCGGAGGCGTTCGCCGCCGACCCGGACCTCGTCCACCGCTTCTACGACGCGCGGCGCGCGGCGCTGAGCAGGGTGCGCCCCAACGCCGCGCACCACGCGCTGGCGCGGCTGGAGGCGGCGCTCGGCGACGCCGTCTACCTGGTGACGCAGAACGTCGACGACCTGCACGAGCGGGCCGGAACGAGCAGGGTCCACCACATGCACGGCCGTCTCCGGGCTGCCTGGTGCACGGTGTGCGGCGCGCGGCACACCTGGGACGGGACGCTCGTCGACCGCCCGCCCTGCCCCGGCTGCGGGTCGTCGAGCCTGCGCCCCGACGTCGTGTGGTTCGGCGAGGTGCCCTACGACATGGAGGCGATCGAGGAAGCACTGTGGGACTGCGACCTGTTCGTCTCGATCGGCACCTCGGGCGTGGTCTATCCCGCCGCGGCCTTCGTCCACTACGCCATCGGCAACGGCAAGCAGACCCTCGAGCTCAACCTCGACCGCAGCGACTCCTCGAGCGACTTCCACGAGTCACGCCGGGGCCCCGCCAGCGAGCTGGTCCCAGCCTGGGTCGACGAGGTGCTGGGCTGA
- a CDS encoding N-formylglutamate amidohydrolase, protein MGAEGIVEFVGDWTGQVVATSVHAGHEVRPDLAELMVLPEADRFREEDPYTDRIASVVPDRVITHRSRFECDLNRPRREAVYRTPDDCWGLKVWRDEELPDEQFEGSLATYDAFYDALGPRLDEVAKRGPFVLLDVHSYNHRRDGADAPPAPVQENPEVNVGTGSVDHDLFEPLVQRFMADLRSRELGCGAMDARENVAFEGRNLAWFVHDRYPRIGCVLALEFKKTFMDEWTGELDQVGLDCARAALEASLPGLHEELGRLG, encoded by the coding sequence ATGGGAGCTGAGGGAATCGTCGAGTTCGTGGGTGACTGGACCGGACAGGTCGTCGCCACGTCCGTGCACGCCGGCCACGAGGTGCGCCCCGACCTGGCGGAGCTGATGGTGCTCCCCGAGGCCGACCGCTTCCGCGAGGAGGACCCCTACACCGACCGGATCGCGAGCGTCGTGCCCGACCGCGTCATCACCCACCGCTCGCGTTTCGAGTGCGACCTCAACCGCCCCCGCCGCGAGGCGGTCTATCGCACCCCCGACGACTGCTGGGGACTCAAGGTCTGGCGCGACGAGGAGCTGCCCGACGAGCAGTTCGAGGGCAGCCTGGCGACCTACGACGCGTTCTACGACGCCCTCGGGCCGCGGCTCGACGAGGTCGCGAAGCGCGGGCCCTTCGTCCTGCTCGACGTGCACTCCTACAACCACCGGCGCGACGGGGCGGACGCCCCGCCGGCTCCCGTCCAGGAGAACCCCGAGGTCAACGTCGGCACCGGCAGCGTCGACCACGACCTCTTCGAGCCGCTCGTCCAGCGGTTCATGGCGGACCTGCGATCGCGCGAGCTCGGCTGCGGGGCGATGGACGCGCGCGAGAACGTCGCCTTCGAAGGACGCAACCTCGCGTGGTTCGTCCACGACCGCTATCCCCGCATCGGGTGCGTCCTGGCGCTGGAGTTCAAGAAGACGTTCATGGACGAGTGGACCGGCGAGCTCGACCAGGTCGGGCTCGACTGCGCCCGCGCGGCCCTCGAGGCATCCCTGCCCGGGCTGCACGAGGAGCTGGGCCGACTCGGATGA
- a CDS encoding flavohemoglobin expression-modulating QEGLA motif protein, producing the protein MSDSPLSAGDLAVDHALAQLSASMKFLLEITPVDADDLRGEFLDGDLDEPEFTYRELEAEPDVVAAELEAIDVSSVEDTTLSHLLRAKHREMELQLEMLRARDTDDFLALSIDLYGGVSPALRKQAEALLAAVPSAEAPGDALHAEEFLALALEEIAHYREQDHEIEMHAEVRPDVNGVMVSGDTLLIGPESTVQRARAEALLHHEVGTHLVTQVNGAAQPVKVLGAGLAGYDETQEGLAVLAEVACGGLTAFRLRQLAGRVVTVHRRVAGASFTEAHDALVEAGFPRGSAYTTVMRVFRAGGMTKDAIYLRGLVDLLEHLRDGGSLDLLFRGKFALDDLPLIAELDEKGALHPQRIKPRYLADPAAIRRIELASQTIELHQLLGGTP; encoded by the coding sequence ATGAGCGACTCCCCGCTGAGTGCGGGCGACCTCGCCGTCGACCACGCACTGGCCCAGCTGTCGGCGAGCATGAAGTTCCTGCTCGAGATCACGCCCGTCGACGCCGACGACCTGCGCGGGGAGTTCCTCGACGGTGACCTCGACGAGCCGGAGTTCACCTATCGCGAGCTCGAGGCCGAACCCGACGTCGTGGCCGCCGAGCTCGAAGCCATCGACGTCTCGTCGGTCGAGGACACCACGCTGTCGCACCTCCTGCGCGCGAAGCACCGCGAGATGGAGCTGCAGCTGGAGATGCTGCGCGCCCGCGACACCGACGACTTCCTGGCCCTGAGCATCGACCTGTACGGCGGCGTGTCACCCGCCCTGCGCAAGCAGGCCGAGGCCTTGCTGGCCGCGGTGCCGTCCGCCGAGGCCCCCGGCGACGCCCTGCACGCAGAGGAGTTCCTGGCGCTGGCCCTGGAGGAGATCGCGCACTATCGCGAGCAGGACCACGAGATCGAGATGCACGCCGAGGTCAGGCCCGACGTCAACGGCGTGATGGTGTCGGGGGACACCCTGCTCATCGGCCCGGAGTCGACCGTGCAGCGGGCTCGCGCGGAGGCGCTGCTCCACCACGAGGTGGGCACCCACCTCGTCACCCAGGTCAACGGCGCCGCCCAGCCGGTGAAGGTGCTGGGCGCCGGGCTCGCTGGCTATGACGAGACCCAGGAGGGGCTCGCCGTGCTGGCTGAGGTCGCCTGCGGCGGACTGACCGCGTTCCGGCTTCGGCAGCTCGCCGGGCGGGTGGTCACGGTGCACCGTCGGGTCGCCGGGGCCAGCTTCACCGAGGCCCACGACGCGCTGGTCGAGGCCGGCTTCCCGCGAGGCAGCGCCTACACGACCGTGATGCGCGTCTTCCGCGCCGGCGGGATGACCAAGGACGCGATCTATCTCCGCGGTCTCGTCGACCTGCTCGAGCACCTGCGCGACGGCGGCAGCCTCGACCTGCTCTTCCGGGGCAAGTTCGCCCTCGACGACCTGCCGCTGATCGCCGAGCTCGACGAGAAGGGCGCGCTGCACCCCCAACGCATCAAGCCTCGCTACCTGGCCGACCCGGCCGCCATACGCCGCATCGAGCTGGCGTCACAGACCATTGAGCTCCACCAACTCCTGGGAGGGACCCCATGA
- a CDS encoding enolase C-terminal domain-like protein produces MTKIATTISGVEVVPVAGHDSMLLNLSGAHGPFFTRNIAIVTDSDGREGVGEVPGGELIKGTIEDAAELLVGQPLATYKSLLREVATRFADRDKGGRGLQTFDLRTTIHAVTALESALLDLSGQALGIPVAELLGDGQQRSSVPMLGYLFYVGDPDRTDLPYLREPDGLDDWERLRREEAMTPDAIVRLAEAAQARYGFSDFKLKGGVLPGEDEVAAVTALHERFPDARITLDPNGGWLLDEAVRLLDGLDDVLAYAEDPCGAEDGFSGREVMAEFKRRTGLRTATNMVATDWRQMADAVRTNAVDIPLADPHFWTMAGSVRVAQLCHDFGLTWGSHSNNHFDVSLAMFTHVGAAAPGEITALDTHWIWQDGQGLTKEPLQVVDGAIAVPTSPGLGVELDRDRVAEAHALYLEHGLGARDDAAAMQFLVPDWTFDPKRPCLVR; encoded by the coding sequence ATGACGAAGATCGCCACCACGATCAGCGGGGTCGAGGTCGTCCCGGTCGCGGGGCACGACTCGATGCTGCTCAACCTCAGCGGCGCGCACGGCCCCTTCTTCACCCGCAACATCGCGATCGTCACCGACTCCGACGGCCGCGAGGGCGTCGGGGAAGTGCCGGGCGGCGAGCTGATCAAGGGCACGATCGAGGACGCCGCCGAGCTGCTCGTCGGCCAGCCGCTCGCGACCTACAAGAGCCTGCTGCGCGAGGTGGCCACGCGGTTCGCCGACCGCGACAAGGGGGGCCGCGGACTCCAGACCTTCGACCTCCGCACGACCATCCACGCGGTGACCGCGCTGGAGTCAGCGCTGCTCGACCTGTCCGGGCAGGCCCTCGGCATACCCGTCGCGGAGCTCCTCGGCGACGGCCAGCAGCGCAGCAGCGTGCCCATGCTCGGCTATCTCTTCTATGTTGGTGATCCCGACCGGACCGACCTGCCCTACCTCCGCGAGCCGGACGGCTTGGACGACTGGGAGCGACTGCGTCGCGAGGAGGCCATGACCCCCGACGCGATCGTGCGCCTGGCCGAGGCTGCCCAAGCGCGCTATGGCTTCAGCGACTTCAAGCTCAAGGGCGGCGTGCTCCCCGGCGAGGACGAGGTCGCCGCCGTGACCGCCCTGCACGAGCGCTTCCCGGACGCGCGGATCACCCTCGACCCCAACGGTGGCTGGCTGCTGGACGAGGCAGTCCGGCTGCTCGACGGCCTCGACGACGTGCTCGCCTATGCCGAGGACCCCTGCGGCGCCGAAGACGGCTTCTCCGGCCGCGAGGTGATGGCGGAGTTCAAGCGGCGCACCGGTCTGCGGACAGCCACCAACATGGTTGCCACCGACTGGCGGCAGATGGCCGACGCCGTGCGCACCAACGCCGTCGACATCCCGCTCGCCGACCCGCACTTCTGGACGATGGCCGGCTCGGTGCGGGTCGCCCAGCTCTGCCACGACTTCGGTCTCACCTGGGGCTCGCACTCCAACAACCACTTCGACGTCTCGCTCGCGATGTTCACCCACGTCGGCGCCGCCGCGCCCGGCGAGATCACCGCGCTCGATACGCACTGGATCTGGCAGGACGGGCAGGGCCTGACGAAGGAGCCGCTGCAGGTCGTGGACGGCGCCATCGCCGTACCCACCTCACCGGGGCTCGGCGTCGAGCTCGACCGCGACCGGGTCGCCGAGGCGCACGCCCTCTATCTCGAGCACGGCCTCGGAGCCCGTGACGACGCCGCGGCGATGCAGTTCCTCGTGCCGGACTGGACCTTCGACCCGAAGCGCCCCTGCCTCGTCAGGTGA
- a CDS encoding glutathione synthetase, with protein sequence MKIGFVVNDIATEDPRYTTNRLAMAAKEMGHEAWFMGIGDFSYEPDGSLSAKASMGHAKTYRSLQRHLQDVQKPDVQELIGLEEFDVVMLRNDPADDAESAPWANNAGVAFGQLIASSGVLVVNDPTTLASALSKAYFQHFPEVVRPRTLISRDEAQINDFIKDLGGRAVLKPLQGSGGSGVFLIDRKEGPNLNQIIEAICRDGYVVAQEYLPEAKKGDIRLFVMNGQPLQADGAYAAFRRTNNSDDIRSNMSAGGKAVKVAITDDILEMVEVVRPKLVADGMFLVGLDIVGDKLMEINVFSPGGLGSAKELNEVDFAPVIIGELERKVSIRKHYREIDNTTLATS encoded by the coding sequence ATGAAGATCGGCTTCGTCGTCAACGACATCGCAACCGAGGACCCCCGCTACACCACCAACCGGCTCGCGATGGCCGCCAAGGAGATGGGCCACGAGGCGTGGTTCATGGGGATCGGGGACTTCTCCTACGAACCGGACGGCTCGCTCAGCGCCAAGGCGAGCATGGGCCACGCCAAGACCTACCGCTCGCTCCAGCGGCACCTGCAGGACGTGCAGAAGCCGGACGTCCAGGAGCTGATCGGCCTCGAGGAGTTCGACGTCGTCATGCTGCGCAACGACCCGGCCGACGACGCCGAGTCGGCGCCGTGGGCCAACAACGCAGGGGTGGCGTTCGGCCAGCTGATCGCAAGCTCGGGGGTGCTCGTGGTCAACGACCCGACCACCCTGGCGAGCGCGCTCTCCAAGGCCTACTTCCAGCACTTCCCCGAGGTGGTGCGCCCCCGGACCCTGATCTCGCGCGACGAGGCGCAGATCAACGACTTCATCAAGGACCTCGGTGGCAGGGCCGTCCTCAAGCCGCTGCAGGGCTCCGGGGGCAGCGGTGTCTTCCTGATCGACCGCAAGGAGGGGCCCAACCTCAACCAGATCATCGAGGCGATCTGCCGCGACGGCTATGTCGTCGCCCAGGAATACCTCCCCGAGGCCAAGAAGGGCGACATCCGGCTGTTCGTGATGAACGGCCAGCCCCTGCAGGCCGACGGCGCCTATGCCGCGTTCCGCCGCACCAACAACAGTGACGACATCCGCTCCAACATGTCGGCCGGCGGCAAGGCGGTGAAGGTCGCCATCACCGACGACATCCTGGAGATGGTCGAGGTCGTCCGCCCCAAGCTCGTCGCGGACGGGATGTTCCTCGTCGGCCTCGACATCGTCGGCGACAAGCTGATGGAGATCAACGTCTTCAGCCCCGGCGGCCTCGGCAGCGCCAAGGAGCTCAACGAGGTCGACTTCGCGCCCGTCATCATCGGCGAGCTCGAGCGCAAGGTGAGCATCCGCAAGCACTACCGCGAGATCGACAACACGACGCTGGCGACCAGCTAG
- the kdgD gene encoding 5-dehydro-4-deoxyglucarate dehydratase: MTEYSPTDLATQLKSGLLSFPVTHFSGDLEFDEAAYRKHLAWLAEYPVAGLFAAGGTGEGFSLTAEETDRVVRAAVDEVAGAVPVLAPATGSTKNAIAQAKAAEAAGASGLLLMPPYLTEASQAGLVEHVSQVCQATSLGVVVYSRANAVLLDEAVATLADRNPTFIGFKDGVGSIEQMTRTYARVGDRLMYVGGLPTAETFALPLLQLGVSTYSSAIFNFVPQFAIDFYDAVRAQDRVEVYRRLNEFVLPYLDVRDRTQGYAVSIVKAGLTAVGREGGRVRPPLTDLHEGEVAELRELIGRIA, from the coding sequence GTGACCGAGTACAGCCCGACCGACCTCGCGACCCAGCTGAAGAGCGGTCTCCTCTCGTTCCCGGTGACGCACTTCAGCGGCGACCTGGAGTTCGACGAGGCGGCCTATCGCAAGCACCTCGCCTGGCTGGCCGAATATCCCGTCGCCGGGCTCTTCGCCGCGGGCGGGACTGGGGAGGGCTTCTCCCTGACAGCGGAGGAGACCGACCGGGTGGTCCGGGCTGCTGTCGACGAGGTGGCCGGCGCCGTACCCGTGCTGGCCCCCGCCACGGGGAGCACGAAGAACGCGATCGCCCAGGCCAAGGCCGCCGAGGCCGCCGGCGCGAGCGGTCTGCTGCTGATGCCGCCCTACCTCACCGAGGCCAGCCAGGCCGGACTGGTCGAGCACGTCAGCCAGGTCTGCCAGGCCACCAGCCTCGGCGTCGTCGTCTACAGCCGCGCCAACGCCGTCCTCCTCGACGAGGCCGTCGCGACGCTCGCCGACCGCAACCCGACCTTCATCGGCTTCAAGGACGGCGTCGGGAGCATCGAGCAGATGACACGCACCTATGCCCGTGTCGGCGACCGCCTGATGTATGTCGGCGGCCTGCCCACCGCGGAGACCTTCGCCCTACCGCTCCTCCAGCTCGGGGTGAGCACCTACTCCAGCGCGATCTTCAACTTCGTGCCCCAGTTCGCGATCGACTTCTATGACGCCGTCCGCGCCCAGGACCGCGTCGAGGTCTACCGTCGACTCAACGAGTTCGTCCTGCCCTACCTCGACGTCCGCGACCGCACCCAGGGCTACGCCGTCTCCATCGTCAAGGCCGGCCTCACCGCGGTCGGTCGTGAAGGTGGCCGGGTGCGCCCGCCGCTGACCGACCTGCACGAGGGTGAGGTCGCCGAGCTCCGCGAGCTGATCGGGAGGATCGCATGA
- a CDS encoding RBBP9/YdeN family alpha/beta hydrolase, whose protein sequence is MTEHVVAGRALNRKAVLFHGTAAHPDVAWLPWLRGRLAARGYAVVAPHYPTLNVEPITTFLPKVLADHRFDANTVLVGHSGGAALLLAILEHIDTPVDQAILVAGYCTQPNTEDEPVLQDAYDWAAIRANVRDLYFINSRTDPYGCDDRQGRAMFERLGGTQIVRDDGHYGDFDQPYESFELLDRLID, encoded by the coding sequence ATGACAGAACACGTCGTCGCAGGTCGGGCACTGAACCGCAAGGCGGTCCTCTTCCACGGCACCGCCGCACACCCCGACGTCGCATGGCTTCCGTGGCTGCGCGGGCGGTTGGCTGCGCGCGGCTACGCGGTCGTGGCGCCGCACTACCCCACCCTCAACGTCGAGCCCATCACCACGTTCCTGCCGAAGGTGCTGGCCGACCACAGGTTCGACGCGAACACCGTCCTGGTCGGCCACTCGGGCGGGGCCGCACTGCTGCTCGCGATCCTCGAGCACATCGACACGCCGGTGGACCAGGCCATCCTCGTCGCGGGCTACTGCACACAGCCCAACACCGAGGACGAACCCGTCCTGCAGGACGCCTACGACTGGGCGGCCATCCGGGCCAACGTCCGCGACCTCTACTTCATCAACTCCCGCACGGATCCCTACGGCTGCGACGACAGGCAGGGTCGCGCCATGTTCGAACGGCTCGGCGGCACCCAGATCGTCCGCGACGACGGCCACTACGGAGACTTCGACCAGCCCTACGAGTCGTTCGAGCTCCTCGACCGACTGATCGACTGA